GTACTCATCACACTGGTGACAAGGTCGTTTGCATCTACCGTAGTAAGTTTCATCATCGTTTTCTGGCGCTCGAACATCGACATTTGCAGAACCTTTTCTACTTGAAAGCGTAGTCGTTTCGTTTCGTCGTTTATTACCCCCGAAATATGTTGGAACATTTGAGGGCTTTTAGCAACAGCCGGGTCTTTCAGCATTTGAGCTGCCAGAGAAATCGTCGAAATCGGCGTTTTGAATTCATGCGTCATGTTGTTGATAAAATCATTCTTCATTTCGGTAAGCCGTTTTTGACGGAAAGCGATAATAATTGTAAATAAGAATGTTATCAGCAAAATCAGCGTAAATGCGAACGATGGGATCATAAATCGTACCGAACTTAGAATATAATCCTGTTTTGTAGGAAAATAAACCTTTAGATAATTCAACTTATTTAGCGGGTCGTTGGGAAAAATTACTTGTGAAAATATTTCCGAATCTTCCTCGGGTGTATATTCAGGCGTGTTATAAAGGATTTTCCCACTCCGGCTCGTTATTGCGAACTGAAAAGGTATATTCAATCCGTTATTTTGAAATTCGGACCGTAAATAGTTTTCGACTTTCTTCGGATCGATACGTTCCATAATCGGATGATTGCTCGCCGTATTCAGTATTTTCAATATCACGCTTTCTAATAACCCTTTCTGATAAAGGTATTGCCCTTTCAGAATTTCCTGCATACCGCGGTAGGTTTTAGTCAACGGATTATTGTCTTGATCTTCTCTGCCTGAAATGACCGGTTCTTTAATTATAGTACTGGTTTGTTCATTATAACTCAGGTTCGATATGGTTCCGTCAGGGGAGAGAAGAGACAACCGCTGTTGTGTGGAAGAGAGCCCTGTCAGATTATTTCGACCTTGCTCGAATGTGAGCAATCTTTTCTGGTTTTCTTCAATGTCTTCTTCAAGATATCGTTTTGTTTCGTCTTGTTGTAAACTTGAAGAAACTTCATAAAGGCTACGTTTTACGGCTTCGGAAAACTGCTCGTTTCGCATTTTCACTATATTTTCCATATAAGTGATCTGTAAGTAAAGCAGCCCCGCGAATGTAAGCGTCATCACCAGTATCAATAACCAGATCGTCGATTTCTTCATTTTTATTATATTCTGAATAACAAGGTATTGCCTTATTATTTCATTATAATCTCATGTATTTAATTACACTAAATTTTAAACAATTTCATATTATAAACAATCGTGAACAGTCATTTGTTTAACTAAATATGAGATTTTTTTTCAAACTTAGCCTTTAACATTTCAGTGCAAATTTAACATATAAATGTTTATATGCAAAAAGTCGCCATAGCTATGGCGACTTTTTGTGTTTATTTAACGTATAAATTATTTTTATTTTCAACAGTCTTATTCAGCTGTTTGTATTGCTTCGTAAGCTTTCAATAATTTTTCTTGTACATCGGCCGGTACGAGTTCGTATGAAGAGTATTTCATTGTAAAGGATGAGCGGCCTCCTGTAATAGAACTGAGTGCGGTAGAATAGGATGACATTTCTTTTAGCGGGACTTTTGCGATGATTTTTTCAAATCCTTTTTCGCTCGACATTCCCATTATGATGGCACGTCGTCCTTGTAGGTCGCTCATAACATCTCCCATCTTATCGGCAGGAACCCACACCTCTACGTCATAGATCGGTTCGAGGATTTTAGGTCCGGCATTTTTAAAGGCTTCGCTGAACGCATTTCTACCGGCAAGCCTGAAAGAGATCTCATTGGAATCTACTGGATGCATTTTGCCGTCGTATACGCAAACTCTTACGTCTCTGGCATAGGATCCGGTAAGCGGGCCTTGTTCCATACGGTCCATAAGCCCTTTTAAAATGGCCGGTAAAAAACGGGCTTCGATTGCTCCGCCGACAATGCAATTTACGAATATCAGTTTTCCGCCCCATTCCAAATCTATGGTTTGGGTATCGCGTACATTCATTTTATATTCTTGATTGTTGAATCGGTAAGTATCCGGGGCCGGCATTCCTTCGTAATAAGGTTCGATAATCAGGTGCACTTCTCCGAACTGGCCTGCACCTCCCGATTGTTTTTTGTGTCGATAGTCTGCCCGAGCAGCTTTGGTTATAGTTTCACGGTATGGAATGCGGGGTTCTTCATAAACGATTTGGAGTTTATCGTTATTTTCGATACGCCATTTAAGAGTTCTCAGGTGAAATTCCCCTTGTCCCGAAACGATGGTTTGTTTCAGTTCTTTCGATTGTTCAATGACCCATGTCGGATCTTCTTCGTGCATACGAGTGAGAATTTCACTCAGCTTTTCAGCATCGGCTTCATTAACGGGTTTTATAGCACGTTGGAATTTAGGATCGGGATATTTTATAAAATCGAATTTATATTCGCAACCTTTTTCATTTAATGTATTTCCGGTACGTACATCTTTTAATTTTACGGTAGCACCGATATCTCCGGCTACGAGTTCTTCTATTTTTGTCCTTATTTGACCGCATACACAGAACATCTGAGCAATACGTTCTTTGCTGCCACGGTTCATATTTTGTAAGTCTTCACCTTCGTGTATCTTACCTGACATGACTTTAAAATAAGATACTTCTCCGATATGAGGCTCAACAGTTGTCTTAAAGAAGTAAAGGCTGGTAGGCCCGTTTACATCGGGGGCTACTTCATTGCCTGCCGTATCGGCTGGTTTCGGCATTTCGGTAACGAACGGTACCACATTTCCAAGAAATTCCATCATTCGACGTACTCCCATATCTCTTAATGCACTTACGCAAAAAACGGGGAAAATACTGCGTGTAATGAGTCCTTTGCGTATTCCTTCGCGCATTTCATCTTCGGAAAGAGAGCCTTGTTCGAAAAATTTTTCCATCAGCGTTTCATCGTTTTCGGCTGCGGCTTCTACCAGTTGCTGATGCAGTTCGGCCGCTTTATCTTTTTCATTGTCGGGAATATCCAGTATTTCCGGTTCTCCACCTTCATCTTTCCATTTGTACATTTTCATTTTCAGAACGTCTATCATTGCATTGAAAGACGGTCCGCAACTGATCGGATATTGTATTTTTACGATTTTGTTACCGAATGATTCGCGCATTTCTTCGATTACTTTGTCATAATCGGCTTTTTCTCCGTCAAGCTGGTTCATGGCGAACAATACCGGTTTATTCAAGTTTTCGGTATACCGAAAGATATTTTGTGTACCTACTTCGACCCCATATTGAGAATCGATGACAATGACTCCCGTATCGGTTACATTAAGAGCGGTAATGGCGCTCCCGATAAAGTCGTCTGAGCCCGGACAGTCGATTACGTTGAGTTTCTTTCCCAGAAATTCGGCATAAAAAACGGTGGAAAAAACGGAATATCCATATTCTTTTTCCACCGGGAAATAGTCCGAAACCGTATTTCCGGAATCAATGTTTCCTCTACGTTTTATCACGCCACACTCGTAGAGCATAGCTTCTGCGAGAGTGGTCTTGCCTGATCCTTTACTGCCTAACAAGGCGATGTTTTTGATTTCATGAGACTGATATACTTTCATATGAAATATGATTTAAGGTGAAACAATCGGTCTTGCCTCGTCTCAAAATAAGGTGAAGCGTCCGCAAATTAAAAATTATAATCGATAAAAGCAATCAATATAATATGTTACAAAACAGTATTATTAAACAGATATCTCGATTTGTATTATGTTTTTTGGAGGCGATGTAATATATTTGCCGTTACATATGTCGGGTTTATACATACATATTCCTTTCTGCAAAAAAAGATGCATTTATTGTGATTTTTTTTCAGATACGCGTACAGGGTTGATATCGCGTTTTACGGGTGCATTATGTCGTGAGATAGAATTGAGGGTGGGAGAATTGGGAAATACGACTGTTTCAACCATATATTTTGGTGGGGGGACTCCATCTCAATTGCCGGTCGAACGTTTGAATGATATCTTTTCGGCTTTGTCTGGATATTTCGAACTTGATTCTTGTCTGGAAATAACTCTCGAAGCTAATCCCGACGATCTTACCTCTGAGTATATTTCCGCGTTAAAAGATAGCCCTGTGAACCGTATCAGTATGGGAGTACAGAGTTTTCGGGACGAAGATCTTGTTTTTTTGAACCGGAGGCATGATGTGTCGGGCGCCTTACGTGCGTATGAACTTTGTAGCCGGGCTGGATATGACAATATAAGTATTGATCTTATATACGGGTTGCCCGGGCAAGATATTCGGGCATGGAATGAAAATCTCCGTATGGCCGTATCACTTTCTCCAGCACATATTTCGGCATATAGCCTTATTTATGAGGAGGATACCGCATTATATCGTTTACGTGACACCGGTAAGATTATCGAATGCGATGAAGAGGTTTATTTACAAATGTTCGGTTCCTTGATCGATCGTTTGACCGGTGCCGGTTATGATCATTATGAAATTTCTAATTTTGCGAAAAATGACCGATATTCTCGACATAATACTTCGTATTGGCAAGATGTCCCGTATCTCGGATTAGGGCCCTCAGCTCACAGTTATGACAGATTTTCGCGAAAATGGAATATTTCGGGTTTAATGTCGTATATCGAAAATATAGAAAAAGGCTATACCGTTTACGATACGGAGATAATCGATGATGATACCCGTTATAACGATATGGTTATTACATCTCTGCGCACAAAATGGGGGCTCGACCTCGAGGCTGTGTCATCAAATTTCGGTGAAGATAGACGAACATATTGTTTAAATGCTGCCACTCGCTATATCGAAGAAGGCTTGTTGGATTACGATGGCCGTATACTTCGTCTCTCTCGTGAAGGTATTTTTGTTTCCGATGGTATAATGTCCGATTTATTATATGTGTTGTAATTCTGATTCTTATAGAGTCAAAGCTTTATTTTGTATGAGAAATTCAGGAACATATTTGCCTGTTTCGGAGATGATTTTATCATCTGTTCTTCACGTAATTTAAACTCTACCGCATTTTTTTTATCAATAGAAAACTCTACCCCCGCTTCGTACCAAATGCGCTCGAGTCCGTTTCCTTTGGGGTTATTCAAAAAATTAAAAAATTCTATGTCGATTACTGGCTTCCACCGGCATTTTGGGGAAATTGTATAATTAAAGGTAACCAGATTTCTCCACCGGTTGTTAGGAATATTTACATGATGAGTATAAGTAGATTCGAAGCGGGAATTTAACGAAGCCGAAAAATGTTCCCATTTGTATCCGGTCAAAAGTCCGATCTGATAACGATGTCTGTTTTTGATTTCGTTTTTTAGATTTTTCTGGTTCAGATAACAATAACGGGCATTTGCTTTCAGATATTCTTTCCATAGGCTTACCGTAATACAGGCACTTGGCATGTTGCGTTCGTAATCCGAAAAATTTTCGTTAATCCACAAACTTTCCTGAATCTGTAAATTTACCCGTTTTCCGAATTTTTTACTGACGGAGAGGTTGAATATCCCTCCGTAATCATTCGAAACGGCATATACAGGGTTTGGCATAAAATAGGATATAATAAGAAATAATGTGATGAAAAAGCGACTTCTATTCATGGTGGTAAGGTTCGTTATTTAATATCGACATCGCTCGATAAAGCTGTTCTATAAAAATTAGTCGAATCATTTGATGTGAAAATGTCATTTTCGAAAGCGATATTTTTTCATTTGCTATCTTATATATGCTTTCCGAAAAACCGTAAGGTCCACCGACTATAAAAATTAGTTTTTTGGGTACAAAATGCATTTTCTTTTCGATGTAATCGGCAAATTGCATCGAAGTGTAATCTTTTCCCCGTTCATCGAGGAGAACGGTATAATCTCCCGGTTGCAGGTATTTTAGTATAAGGTCGGCTTCTTTTTCTTTTTGTTGGTCGAATGTGAGATTTTTGGTATTTTTTAGTTCGGGTATGACTTCCATTTCGAACGAAATGTAATGTTTAAGCCGACAATGGTATTCATTAATGGCTTGCGCAAAATAATTTTCTGTGGTTTTTCCGACGACCAGTAAAAGTATTTTCATATTTCCCGATTAGTTAATTTCACTTTTTTATTACTTTTGTGTGCTGTTGGTTTTATGTGATGGAAGACGGTGGTAATTCCAAAAACTCCTTTCGCAAAGATAGGGAAAATAAGTAAAAACAAAACAAAATTGAGAGATATGGATAAGTTAATTGACGATTTGATAAAACTGGCATTTGCCGAGGATATTGGAGACGGAGATCATACTACGTTATGTTGTATTCCTGAATCGGCAAAAGGTAAGTCTAAATTGCTTATAAAAGAGGCCGGTGTATTGGCCGGCGTTGATATTGCCCGCCGAGTATTCAAAGATTTCGATTCTTCATTGAAAATGACTGTTTTTATAGAAGATGGTGCAGAAGTAAAGCCGGGTGATGTTGCTTTTGTAGTCGAAGGGAGTGTTCGTTCTCTGTTGCAAACCGAGCGTCTTATGCTTAATATAATGCAACGTATGAGTGGTATTGCTTCTATGACGCGCAAATATGTAAAACAGCTCGAGGGATTGCACACTCGGGTTCTTGATACGCGTAAAACGACTCCGGGAATGCGTATGCTCGAAAAAGAGGCTGTTAAAATCGGAGGAGGGGTGAATCATCGGATAGGATTGTTTGATATGATTCTACTCAAAGACAATCATGTCGATTTTGCGGGTGGCATTGAAAATGCGATAAACAGAGCGCATGCCTATCTGAAAGATAAAAATAAAAATTTGAAGATCGAAATTGAAGTACGCAATATGGATGAGTTGGAAGAGGTGATGCGTGTCGGGGGAGTAGATCGGATTATGCTCGATAATTTTACGCCCGAACTTACTCGTGAGGCGGTAGAGCGTATTGGGGGTAAATATGAAACCGAATCTTCGGGTGGAATAACTTTCGAGACTTTACGTAATTATGCAGAATGTGGAGTCGATTATATTTCGGTGGGAGCTCTTACGCACTCGGTAAAGGGGCTCGATATGAGTTTTAAAGCTTGCTAAGAAGAATGAGTGTCGTATAAATGGCAGATCGCCTGATAAATTTATTATATTCTAAGAAAGTTAGGGAAAGGATCGGGGATGAAGAGTCTTCGGTCCTGTTTTGTTAAGTTATTAGTTGTAAAATATGCTTATATTTGTTTTGATATATGTTAATGTTTGAAAAAACAAAGAGCGGTTTAAAAGAGATGATTTTCTATATTTAAACATGGGTTTTTGGATATTGAGCGAACAAAAAAAAATAAATGTTTGTTACTAACAAGAATTGATAATTCAAATATTTTGCTAAATTTGTAAAATAGCATTACAAAAAAAATTAAATAGCGATATGTCGGAACGAGCAAGCAATAATGTTTTTGTACGGATTTTTTATTTCTATATAGACGGATTCAGAAATATGACTTTAGGTCGTACTTTGTGGGCGATTATATTAATCAAATTGTTTGTTATGTTTTTTATTCTCAAATTGTTCTTCTTTCCGAATATTTTGAAAACCGAGTTTGATAGCGATGCCGAACGAGCCGATCATGTCGGAACTGAACTGACAAGTCCCTTGGTTTTACCAACTAATGAATAACACACTAAAATATAAATAAAATATGAATGATTTGTTTTCACTTGTAGATTGGTCGAGAGCGCAATTCGCTCTTACAGCCATGTATCATTGGCTATTCGTCCCTCTAACTTTGGGATTGGGGCTGATTGTCGCTGTAATGGAAACATTATACTACCGTACCGGAGATGAACGTTGGAAGACGATCACTAAATTTTGGATGACACTTTTCGGTGTAAATTTTGCAATTGGAGTTGCTACCGGTATCATCCTCGAATTTCAATTTGGAACCAACTGGTCTAATTATAGTTGGTTTGTCGGTGATATATTCGGAGCTCCGTTAGCGATTGAAGGCATAATGGCCTTTTTTATGGAGGCGACTTTTATTGCGATTATGTTTTTCGGTTGGAACAAAGTAAGTAAAGGGGCCCACCTTACAGCAACGTGGTTAACCGTTGCTGGAGCCACGATTTCTGCATTGTGGATTCTGGTGGCTAATGCTTGGATGCAGTATCCGGTAGGGATGCAGTTTAATCCCGACACGGTACGTAACGAAATGATGAATTTTACCGATGTTATTTTTTCACCTGTTGCAATTAATAAATTTTTCCATACCGTGACGTCTGGATGGGTTCTCGGGGGAGTTTTCGTTGTAGCTATAAGTGCCTGGTTTATGTTGCGTAAGCGGGAAGCCGAGCTGGCCGGACGCAGTATGAAAGTAGGAGCCTGGGTAGGTCTTGTCGGTATGTGTATTGTTGCTTATACTGGTGATGGTTCTGCTTTTCAAGTTGCAGAAAAACAGCCGATGAAGCTTGCCGCAATGGAAGGTGTATATCATGGAGAAGAAGGTCAGGGTCTGGTTGCATTCGGGATTCTCAATCCCGAAAAGAAAAGCTATAACGACAGCATTTCTCCATTTCTTTTCGAAGTAAAAGTCCCTAAATTGCTTTCATTGTTGGCAACTCGTCACATAGACGGTTTTGTTCCGGGTATAAATGATATTATCGATGGTGGGTATATGACCAAAAACATTGCCGGAGAAGAAATTATCGCTTTATCTGCTATAGAAAAAATGGAACGGGGGCGTAAAGCTGTTGAGGCATTAGGACAGTATAAAGTCGCTCAGAAAGCGGGAGATAAAGACATTATGACCGATGCGGCAAACAGGCTGAGAGAAAATTATGAATATTTCGGATACGGATATATTACCGATCCGGCTCAGTTGGTACCTCATGTGCCTTTTGTATTTTACTCTTTCCATATAATGATTACATTGGCAGCATATTTCCTGATATTCTTTATTGTCGTACTTATTTTGCAGAAAAAAGGGAAAAT
Above is a genomic segment from Coprobacter tertius containing:
- a CDS encoding sensor histidine kinase, with amino-acid sequence MKKSTIWLLILVMTLTFAGLLYLQITYMENIVKMRNEQFSEAVKRSLYEVSSSLQQDETKRYLEEDIEENQKRLLTFEQGRNNLTGLSSTQQRLSLLSPDGTISNLSYNEQTSTIIKEPVISGREDQDNNPLTKTYRGMQEILKGQYLYQKGLLESVILKILNTASNHPIMERIDPKKVENYLRSEFQNNGLNIPFQFAITSRSGKILYNTPEYTPEEDSEIFSQVIFPNDPLNKLNYLKVYFPTKQDYILSSVRFMIPSFAFTLILLITFLFTIIIAFRQKRLTEMKNDFINNMTHEFKTPISTISLAAQMLKDPAVAKSPQMFQHISGVINDETKRLRFQVEKVLQMSMFERQKTMMKLTTVDANDLVTSVMSTFKLKVEKFGGTIDADLDTKDALIMVDEMHFTNVIFNLLDNAVKYAREDVPLELMIRTLVDGDKVEISVQDNGIGIKKEDLKKIFDKFYRVSTGNLHNVKGFGLGLAYVYKIVKDLKGSIRAESELGVGTKFIITLPLIKNK
- a CDS encoding elongation factor G, which codes for MKVYQSHEIKNIALLGSKGSGKTTLAEAMLYECGVIKRRGNIDSGNTVSDYFPVEKEYGYSVFSTVFYAEFLGKKLNVIDCPGSDDFIGSAITALNVTDTGVIVIDSQYGVEVGTQNIFRYTENLNKPVLFAMNQLDGEKADYDKVIEEMRESFGNKIVKIQYPISCGPSFNAMIDVLKMKMYKWKDEGGEPEILDIPDNEKDKAAELHQQLVEAAAENDETLMEKFFEQGSLSEDEMREGIRKGLITRSIFPVFCVSALRDMGVRRMMEFLGNVVPFVTEMPKPADTAGNEVAPDVNGPTSLYFFKTTVEPHIGEVSYFKVMSGKIHEGEDLQNMNRGSKERIAQMFCVCGQIRTKIEELVAGDIGATVKLKDVRTGNTLNEKGCEYKFDFIKYPDPKFQRAIKPVNEADAEKLSEILTRMHEEDPTWVIEQSKELKQTIVSGQGEFHLRTLKWRIENNDKLQIVYEEPRIPYRETITKAARADYRHKKQSGGAGQFGEVHLIIEPYYEGMPAPDTYRFNNQEYKMNVRDTQTIDLEWGGKLIFVNCIVGGAIEARFLPAILKGLMDRMEQGPLTGSYARDVRVCVYDGKMHPVDSNEISFRLAGRNAFSEAFKNAGPKILEPIYDVEVWVPADKMGDVMSDLQGRRAIIMGMSSEKGFEKIIAKVPLKEMSSYSTALSSITGGRSSFTMKYSSYELVPADVQEKLLKAYEAIQTAE
- the hemW gene encoding radical SAM family heme chaperone HemW, with the translated sequence MSGLYIHIPFCKKRCIYCDFFSDTRTGLISRFTGALCREIELRVGELGNTTVSTIYFGGGTPSQLPVERLNDIFSALSGYFELDSCLEITLEANPDDLTSEYISALKDSPVNRISMGVQSFRDEDLVFLNRRHDVSGALRAYELCSRAGYDNISIDLIYGLPGQDIRAWNENLRMAVSLSPAHISAYSLIYEEDTALYRLRDTGKIIECDEEVYLQMFGSLIDRLTGAGYDHYEISNFAKNDRYSRHNTSYWQDVPYLGLGPSAHSYDRFSRKWNISGLMSYIENIEKGYTVYDTEIIDDDTRYNDMVITSLRTKWGLDLEAVSSNFGEDRRTYCLNAATRYIEEGLLDYDGRILRLSREGIFVSDGIMSDLLYVL
- a CDS encoding DUF2490 domain-containing protein, which produces MPNPVYAVSNDYGGIFNLSVSKKFGKRVNLQIQESLWINENFSDYERNMPSACITVSLWKEYLKANARYCYLNQKNLKNEIKNRHRYQIGLLTGYKWEHFSASLNSRFESTYTHHVNIPNNRWRNLVTFNYTISPKCRWKPVIDIEFFNFLNNPKGNGLERIWYEAGVEFSIDKKNAVEFKLREEQMIKSSPKQANMFLNFSYKIKL
- the rlmH gene encoding 23S rRNA (pseudouridine(1915)-N(3))-methyltransferase RlmH; this translates as MKILLLVVGKTTENYFAQAINEYHCRLKHYISFEMEVIPELKNTKNLTFDQQKEKEADLILKYLQPGDYTVLLDERGKDYTSMQFADYIEKKMHFVPKKLIFIVGGPYGFSESIYKIANEKISLSKMTFSHQMIRLIFIEQLYRAMSILNNEPYHHE
- the nadC gene encoding carboxylating nicotinate-nucleotide diphosphorylase; translation: MDKLIDDLIKLAFAEDIGDGDHTTLCCIPESAKGKSKLLIKEAGVLAGVDIARRVFKDFDSSLKMTVFIEDGAEVKPGDVAFVVEGSVRSLLQTERLMLNIMQRMSGIASMTRKYVKQLEGLHTRVLDTRKTTPGMRMLEKEAVKIGGGVNHRIGLFDMILLKDNHVDFAGGIENAINRAHAYLKDKNKNLKIEIEVRNMDELEEVMRVGGVDRIMLDNFTPELTREAVERIGGKYETESSGGITFETLRNYAECGVDYISVGALTHSVKGLDMSFKAC
- a CDS encoding DUF4492 domain-containing protein; protein product: MSERASNNVFVRIFYFYIDGFRNMTLGRTLWAIILIKLFVMFFILKLFFFPNILKTEFDSDAERADHVGTELTSPLVLPTNE
- a CDS encoding cytochrome ubiquinol oxidase subunit I, whose product is MNDLFSLVDWSRAQFALTAMYHWLFVPLTLGLGLIVAVMETLYYRTGDERWKTITKFWMTLFGVNFAIGVATGIILEFQFGTNWSNYSWFVGDIFGAPLAIEGIMAFFMEATFIAIMFFGWNKVSKGAHLTATWLTVAGATISALWILVANAWMQYPVGMQFNPDTVRNEMMNFTDVIFSPVAINKFFHTVTSGWVLGGVFVVAISAWFMLRKREAELAGRSMKVGAWVGLVGMCIVAYTGDGSAFQVAEKQPMKLAAMEGVYHGEEGQGLVAFGILNPEKKSYNDSISPFLFEVKVPKLLSLLATRHIDGFVPGINDIIDGGYMTKNIAGEEIIALSAIEKMERGRKAVEALGQYKVAQKAGDKDIMTDAANRLRENYEYFGYGYITDPAQLVPHVPFVFYSFHIMITLAAYFLIFFIVVLILQKKGKMGQWKWMQWICILSLPVAYICLESGWIVAEMGRQPWVIQDIMPTNAAISKIATTSVQTTFWLFAVLFTVLLIAEVGIMLKQIKKGTEQKIR